The sequence below is a genomic window from Methanomicrobiales archaeon.
AGGAGATCGCAAACGGCTGGGGTGCCGTCATCGTCGGCATTCTGGTGATCCTGATCTTCGCCGTCATCGACCGCTACATCGAGATCTGGGCCCGCAAGACCTACGGTCCGTATGGAAAACCAGAGGAGGCGGCGTAAATGGTCGTCCTTGAGACTCTCGGAATCATGGTCATACTCATCGCACTCATCGGCATCATCATCGGCGGTGTGCTCATCGGATTCGGCGTGCACTTCGTGCCGGTAGGGGGTGCGCCGGCAGCCATGGGCCAGGCGCCGGGCATTGCGACCGGCGTCGCGATGCTTGCGGCGGGTGCAGGGCTCGCCGGGCTCTTCGGTGGTGCCTGGGCAGCGGAACTGGGGCTGCTGGTCGCCCTCGCCGCGGGGGCCGTCGGCGGCGGGCTCATGATGGCGATCACCCAGCTCATGGTGAACATCATATACATCTTCGGCATGGGTATTCCTGTGGCGTCCGGCAAGGTGGCAAAGGATCCCATCACCGGTGACACGCAGACGGAGTTCAAGTCCCAGGGTACCGAAGGTCACGGTCTCCCGTTCGTCTCCTACGCGGGGGGCGTGATCGGCGGCATGCTGGGCGGTCTGGGCGGAACGCTCATCTACGTCATGCTTCTCGACGTCTACCTGGACGCGCTTCCGCTCATCTACAGCACGAACAAAGAGGCAATCTATCTCGTGGCGGTATCGCTCGCCGGTATCTTCGCCGTCGGGATGTTCCTCGTGAATGCGGTGCTTGCCGCCTACAACATCACGGGCACCATCGAGGGTCCGCACGACCCCAAGTTCAAGCGGTTCCCCCGTGACATCGTGGCATCTGCGATTGCGACGGCAGTCACCGGTATCTTCGCCCTCGGGCTCGTGCTGGTGTGAGGTGTTCGCATGACAGTAAAGGTTGAGGTAAAAGAGGGCGGGATGCCCCACAACCAGATCCTGGCCACCGGGCTGATCGGATCGCTGGTGGGCATCTACATCACGTACCTGAACAACATCCTGGGTACCGATCTGCTGGCGTTCTTCGGCGGGATCGCGGCAACTCTGGCACTCTACTGGGGCAGTCACACCATCAAGCGCCTGGCCAGCTACGGTATCGGAACGGGCGTTCCGTCCGCGGGCATGATCGCGTTCGGGTCCGGTGTCATCGGGTTCCTGTTTGCCACCCGGTTCGCTATCGGCGGCGGCATTCTGGTCCCCATCATCGCCGTCATCGCGGCTGCCGTCATCGGAGCGGTTGCCGGCGTCATGGCCAACACCATCCTGAAGATGCACATCCCCGTGATGGTCTCGGCGCTCATCGAGATGTCCATCGTGGGCGCGCTGACCCTGATGGGGCTGTCGGCGCTGGTCACCGGAAGCTTCACGTTCGACGCTCTCGTCACGTCCCGGATCTCATTCTTCGGCATGGAGCTCACCACCTACGAGTCGTCCCTGATCGGAGGCAGCATCATCGCCGTGCTCTTCCTCCTGGGTGGCATCGCGATCCAGCACCCGTTCAACGCCTGTCTCGGCCCCAGCTGGGAGCAGGACCGGATGCTGATGCTCGCTCTCGAGTGCGGGTTCCTGTCCATGATCCCGGCGGCGGTCATCTCCTTCGCATTCATCAGCATGGCGGCAGCGACGATCTCGTTCGTGGTGGCCATTGTCGGCTGGTTCTACACATACTACCGCTACATCGAACTCGCCCGGAGGGATGCGGCATTCTGGCTTGACGCCAAACCGATCAAGGAACCGGAGGCTGGTCACTGATGGCATTCGTACATGTTCTGCCCGAATACGGGCTCGTCGTGGATCCGCTCGTTGGCATCGTCACGACCGCCGCAGAGTCGCTCCAGCCGATCATCGACCGCGTCGCGGAGCTGGAGAAGATCTCGGACGACCTGCTGGGGATGCTCTCCGGCGAGGGGAACTTCCTGGCGTCGTTCCCGGGGCGGGAGAGATCCCTGGCCATTGCGGGGAGCGTCACGGCGTTCTGGTACGGGCTTGCGATTGGACTTCTCATTGCGGGGATCATCGCCCTGCAGCTGCTGTGAGGTGAGGAAGGATGGCAGAGAAGAAATCGGCGGCCAGCGGATGGCCGATCTCCAAGGGTGACTTCCACAGCGGGGACCCCAACAGTCCCATCGCCATCGTCACCATGGGCTCCCACCTCGACGAACAGGGTCTCTGCGACGCCGGGGCGGCGATCTGCGGCTCCTGCAAGACGGAGAATCTGGGTATCGAGAAGGTGATTGCCAACATCATCAGCAACCCGAACATCCGGTTCCTGATCACCTGCGGGACCGAGGTCAAGGGGCACCTCTCGGGGCAGACGATGAAGGCCCTGCACAAGGGCGGGGTCAAGGACGGGCGCGTGGTCGGCGCGGAAGGGGCGATTCCGTTCATCGAGAACCTGAAGGATGAGCACATCAAGCGCTGGCAGGAGCAGGTCGAGGTCGTGGATATCATGGAGACCGAGGATATCGGCACGATCAAGGCCAAGATCAACGAGCTCAAGGCCCGGGATCCGGGAGCGTTCGCCGCCGACCCGATGGTCGTCGAGGTCAAGGAAGCCGGCGGCGCGGCCGAGGAGGTCACCGGCGAGGTGAAGCCGCTCTCGGGCGAGCTCGCGCTCATCCACGCCCGCATCAAGACCATCGAGAAGATGGTGGTCGACATCGGATACCGCGACAAGTTCGCTGCCGGTGTGTATGCAGGGAAGATCGAGGGAATCATGATCGGGCTGATCGTGATCTTCGCCCTGCTGGGATTCCTGTTGATGGGGTGATGGAAATGGCAGAAGAGACAAAAGCACCTAGCGCCATCAGGATGGCAGCAATCGATGCAATGGTCGAGAATATGCGCTACAAGGCGCAGATCCTCGCCCGGACCAACAAGCTGGAGTCCGGTGTGATCAGCTCGGGAGTCATGGGATTCGCCATCGGGCTGGCCTTCGCGCTGATCCTGGTTGTGGTGCCGGTACTGGTACTGTGAGGTGAGGAAGAGATGGCAGAGAAGAAATCGGCGGCCAGCGGATGGCCGATCTCCAAGGGTGACTTCCACAGCGGGGACCCCAACAGTCCCATCGCCATCGTCACCATGGGCTCCCACCTCGACGAACAGGGTCTCTGCGACGCCGGGGCGGCGATCTGCGGCTCCTGCAAGACGGAGAATCTGGGTATCGAGAAGGTGATTGCCAACATCATCAGCAACCCGAACATCCGGTTCCTGATCACCTGCGGGACCGAGGTCAAGGGGCACCTCTCGGGGCAGACGATGAAGGCCCTGCACAAGGGCGGGGTCAAGGACGGGCGCGTGGTCGGCGCGGAAGGGGCGATTCCGTTCATCGAGAACCTGAAGGATGAGCACATCAAGCGCTGGCAGGAGCAGGTCGAGGTCGTGGATATCATGGAGACCGAGGATATCGGCACGATCAAGGCCAAGATCAACGAGCTCAAGGCCCGGGATCCGGGAGCGTTCGCCGCCGACCCGATGGTCGTCGAGGTCAAGGAAGCCGGCGGCGCGGCCATGGAGGTCGGCGTCGCGGGCGTGAGCCCCCAGTTCCTCGAGATCGAGGAGCGGCTCAACAAGATCGAGAAGCAGATCGAGTTTGTGGATGCGGAGATCGCCCAGAGAGTGGGCAGAAAGATAGGTAGGGATATCGGGATACTGTACGGGATCGTGGCAGGATTGACGGTCTTCTTCATCCTGCTGATCCTGTTGCCGAGACTGAGCACGTTAGTATGAGGGAGGTGTGACTGAGTATGTTCAGATTTGAAAAAGAACAACAGATCTGGGACTTCAACGGAACCAAGATCGGCGGCCAGCCGGGTCAGTACCCGACTGTGCTCGCCGCTTCAATCTTCTACAACAAGCACGAGATCGTGCTGGACGACAAGACGGGGAAGATCGACAAACCGAAAGCCGAGGCGCTCTGGAGCCGCTGCCAGGAGCTGTCCGATACCGTGGGCATCCCCCATTTCCTCCAGATCCTGGCCGAGCACGCGGAGGCGATGGAGAGGTACATCGACTGGTTCTGCAGCATCGACAGCAAGACGGCATTCCTGATGGACTCGTCCGTCCCGGCGGTGCTGGCGAACGCCTGCAAGTACGTGACCGAGGTCGGGGTGGCGGACCGTGCGATCTACAACTCCATCAACGGGTCCATCCTTCCCGAGAACGTTGAAGCGCTGAAGAACAGCGATGTCAACTCCGCGATCGTGCTCGCCTTCAACCCCGCCGACCCCTCCGTCGCCGGGAGGCAGAAGGTGCTCGCCGAGGGCGGTGTCGCCGGCCAGGCAAAGGGCATGCTGCAGATCGCGGAGGAGTGCGGGATCACCCGCCCGATCCTGGACACGGCGGCAACGCCGCTCGGGCTCGGATCCGGCAGCGCCTACCGCGAGATCCTGGCGTGCAAGGGGATCTTCGGGTATCCCACCGGAGGCGCCTACCACAACATGACGGTGGCATGGACGTGGCTGCGCCGCTGGAAAGGAACGGCGAAGACCCCGTCGCTGCTGGCGAAGGGATACGAGGGCAAACCTGCCCTGCTGGAGCAGATGAGTCACCACTACCTCGGTGGCATGGAGGGCATCAAGCAGGCGGCATGGTCCGCTCCGGATATCGGATGCAACATGGTCGCGAGCACCCTGGGTGCGGACCTGATCATGTACGGTCCGATCGAGAACGTCGAGCCCATGATCACCTGCCAGGCCTACATGGACATCGTGATCCTGGAGGCGGCGCGGGACCTCGGGATCGATCTGGCTCCCGACACCCACCACCCGATCCAGTTCCTCATCTAAACTCTTTTTCAGGCACCGGGGCGTTACGATCTCCTGCGGTATCGCTCGATTCAGGCACCGCTCTCCTGTCCCCGCACCCAATTCGATTGTCCGTCCCCCTCCCCCTCACGGGCTCCCCACGCCCTCTCCGCGCGATGCTGCAATCCCCTCCGGTTCGACAGGACGCGGACGGATTGACCCCGACCATGCAACTATCGAATACCCATCATGCGGCATCGGTTCAAAGATCCGCCCTGCTGATTGGCAGATCAGCCGATGGCGGCCATACCCGGTTCCGGGAGGGTATCATCGCCTCGCCGGGATACTTCAGGCAATGGAAACGTTCGGGAACAGGGAGGCACAACGATTATCAGCATCGGCATCCGGCATACCCGGGGATGGAACCGGAGACGTTGTTAGGAATCCTCGCCTTCCTCGGTGCCGAGGAGCGGCTGATCCGCCGTTTCGATCTCCCGGCGGAGGCGTTCATCCCTCTCCTCCTCTCCCTGCGGAGCGGCGGCGACTGGTCGTATGCCGCCGGGAGCATCAGGACACTCTCCCTTCTCGAGAAGACGACGGTGTACGACAGCGACCGCCGCCTCGGGTATACGTACGAGGAGATCTTCCTGTTCGTGAATCCCCGGATCCTGCAGGAGGATGGCACCGTGCACCGTCTGGAGAAGTGCGGACGGGAGGAGGTGCGCCGGCTGGTGCGGCGGCCCTATACCGTGGTCCTGGAGGGCGATCGTCTCTTCTCGGCTACGGTACATCCCCTGAGACGCGAGATCGCGCTGGCGGAGCTGCCCGATCGGCAGCGGACCTTCCAGGGGTCCTCCGCCTATGCCGCCTCCCACGAGATGGAGCACCTGGAGCACGAAGAGATCGCCGGCGAGAGTCTCTACTCTTTGCGGTTTGTATGACGCAGCAGTGTCCCGGTCGCCGAAGCACTCACGTGCAAACGAACGGATCCGGTTGCCGGGGTGGGCATCAGCCCTCTCACGGGTATTTCAGCGTAAGACCGACGCCGCTCTCTCGCAGGGGAGCCACCCGGGACAGTGCAATCCTGGACGGGAGGTCCGTGCAGTGGCAGGCATGGAGCGATGAGGGCTGAACACGGCGAAGATAGTCGAGTGTTGTTTTCAGCGCCTCTTCGGAGGGCTGAAGAAGGTGGAACCCTCCCACGACATCCGCGATCCTCTCTTCCCCGCAGACGCGCCGCGCCTGCTCGATGATATTGATGATACCGGAGTGGGAGCAGCCGGTGACAATCACGAGTCCCCGGGCCGTGCGGCATGCCAGTGCGCTGTCGTCCTCCAGGTGGTCCGGCTGGACACCGTCAGGCGTCAGGATCTCGCGCTTCTTCCTCTTCTCGGTACCATATGGGTATTTTCGCTCTATTTCCCCGAGGAAGACGACGTTCTCCGTGAGCCAGAGGGGTCCGGTGCTCAGCTGGAGACGGAAGTATCGCTCCAGCTCGTCTCTCGAGAGGCATGGCCCGGCCTGCAGGATCCTGTTCACGATCTTGGGGAAGAAGGCTCTCGGGTGGGCGACGAGATCCGGTTTTTTGTGCGGCGTTCCTGTGGCATCCATCTCCGTGTAGAGGCGGATGAGCGGTATCAAACCCCATGTGTGATCCCGATGGCCGTGAGAGAGTGCAATATAATCGATGTCGAGAAGATCGATGCCAAGCGCCACGGCGTTTTTCATGAAGGCGTCCGAATACCCGAGATCGAACAGGATCCGGGTCCTGCCGTCTTCTATACATATCGATAGACCGGGCTCGGCGATGAGCTGCCGGTCGTTCAAGGTGCAGTTGTCGGAAAGAACCGTGAGCCTCATAGGATCCATTCCGCAGCACTCATACTGTGTTCGCACATCATATGAAAACCTGCCTCCATCGATTGGAATCGTGACTCTCCGGTATCCGGAGCGGGAGCGAACCCCGCAGGAGCATGCCCGGACAGGGGCAATGGGGCGGGTCACAGAAACGTATAAGTATTATAGCGCATATGAGTAATAATTACATGACAGTCCTGCTGTCATGCATACACGGAGGTGAAAAGCAATATGCCTGGATTCGACAGAACCGGCCCTCTGGGCAGGGGACCACGCACCGGTCGGGGAATGGGGTACTGCCGCCCCGGTCTCGTGGACGTTGAGACAGCGTATCCACGGGGTGCATACGTACGTCCTCTGTATGGACTCGGTCGAGGCGGACTTCCCCGGGGCTGCGGACGGGGCTTTGGCGGCGGCAGGCGAAGGTTCTGGTGACTCCGCCTCAAGGTCCGAATGACAATCACCCCCCTGTCCGGAAAGACTGCACGGAGCACCTCATGATCATCGGAATCGCAAAAGACGGAGACCGGGTCTCACAGCACTTTGGCCGCTGTGAGGGATACAGACTCTACCGCATCGAAGACGGCAAGATACTGGAACAGAAGGATATCCTCAACCCCGGCCACGAGCCGGGAGTCCTCCCGAGGCTTCTCGCCGACCACGGCGTGAATGTGGTGATTGCCGGAGGCATGGGGCCGAAGGCAGCGGACCTCTTCTGCCAGCAGGGCATGGAGGTCTTTACCGGAGTCTCCGGTTCTCTCGACGATGTCGCGCACCAGTTCATCCTCGGGGAATTGAGAGAGGGAAGGAACATCTGCCATCACTGACCTAATTCTCCTTTTTCTTAAAGAACGACCCCCTGTCTCCACAGCGTTCCTCCAGTATGCCCTCTTTGAGGAGCGCCCCGAGGTACTTGTGCACCTCGCTCGGGTGGAGTCCCAGCATCGCCGATAGATCCGCGATGGTGCAGGGCCTCCTCTCGATGGTCGATACAATCGCATCCTGCGTCGTACCCGAGTAACTCCGCACCTCTCTACGGCTACGGGCTGACGCGATGATCTCAACCTTTGGACTGTCGAAGAAGGCGGCTACCCGTTCCCGTTCTGCCCGGGTCGCTGCTCTCACCCAGGCCACCGCGCAGGGTCTGTCCAGCGTGTTCAGCTGCACCCGATCCGCCTGTATCCTCTCGATAGCCTCCTTCAGACGCGCCAGTTCCGTATCCGTGGTATTCACCCCCGGGACGATGAAGACCTCAAGCCAGATCTCCCCGGAGAACTCCTGGCGCAGGAGAGATAACCCGGAGATGATACGGTGCGGATCGACGCCCGGATGCGGACGGTGGATCTTCGCGAAGACTTCGCGCGATACGGCGTTCAGCGTGGGCAGGATTCGATCGGCGCCCAGCACTTCCTTTCGGACCGAAGCTTCGGAGAAGAGACAGCCGTTGGTCAGGATGGCCACGGTATAGTGAGGATAGCGTGCTTTGACGTGACCGACAATCCGGCCGATATCACGATGGAGCGTGGGTTCTCCTGAGCCGGCGAAGGTGATGCTGTCGAGGACCGGAGATCGGGAGAGGAAGTCGTCGATCTCCGCCAGCACCTCTGCCGTCGGCACGTACTCCTTCCGCTCCAGGGTGAGGTCTGTGGTGCTGCCGCACTCGCAGTAGATGCAGTCATAGGTACAGGTTTTGTGCGGGACCAGATCGATGCCGAGAGAAACCCCCAGTCTCCTCGAGGGGACGGGTCCGAAGAGATGCATGTACTTCATGGCGAATGTATCTAATATGAGATGAGCACCAACCTATATAGTAATTCGCGCATTTGAGTAATAATTACTCGAAGGTGATACCATGATGCTCTGCATTACTGCAAAAGGGAGCACGATGGATGCTCCCGTAGAGGAACGGTTCGGAAGATCGCCCTACCTTATCCTGATCGATACGGATACGGGAACGGAGACCTCCATCCAGAACCCGGGCGCCGATGCGGCGGGAGGCGTGGGTCCCAGAACAGTCCAGCTGCTGGTCAACCACGGTGTGAAGGCGGTCGTCACCGGTCAGGTGGGAGGGAATGCGGCAAGCGCCCTGCAGGCAGCCGGCATCGATGCCTACCAGTACCGCGCCGGCGGCACGGTCAGAGACGCCCTCGCCCTCTATCGTGCGGGAAAGCTAACAAGGCTCCTGTGAGGATGAATGTGGCGAAGATCGCCGTGGCCAGCGGAAAAGGGGGGACGGGGAAGAGCACGGTTGCCGCGAACCTGGGCTACAGCCTCGCACAGGAGAGGGATGTGGTGCTCGTGGACTGCGATGTGGAGGAGCCGAATCTCCACCTCTTCTTTCAGGATGGGCGGAGCGAATCTCCCGTAACCACACCCGTTCCCGTCATCGACACCTCTGCATGCACCTTCTGCGGGAGGTGCGCGGAACAGTGCCGATACGGCGCGCTCCTGGTGCTGGAGAACGACATCCGGTTCTTCCGGGAGCTCTGCCATTCCTGCGGCGGCTGCTCTCTCGTATGCCCCACCGGGGCTGTTCGCGAGGAGATGGAGGCGGTGGGCAGGGTCTGGGAGTCCCGCCCCTTCCCGCATCTCCGCCTGATCAGCGGGGTCCTGGACGTGGGGGAGATCCACAGCACCCGCGTGATCCAGGCGGCAAAACAGGCAGCAGAGCCTGCCGGGCTGATCATCTACGATGCGCCGCCGGGCACCGCGTGCCCGGTCGTGGAGACCATGGAAGATTCGGACTTCTGCCTGCTGGTCACGGAGTCCACCCCCTTCGGGTTGCACGATCTGGAGCTCGCGGCAGCGGTCGCGAAGAAGCTCTGCGTCCCCGCGGGCGTGGTGATCAACCGCAGCGATGGGGATGATGCGGAGACGATGGCCGTATGCTCCCGGCACGACCTGCCCGTTCTGCTGCGCATCCCCTTTGACCGGAAGATCGCCGCCTGGCAGAACCGCGGGGAGCTCTTCGCCGTGCACATGCCGCAGTGGCAGGGGAGATTCACCGATCTCTACACGCGGATCCAGGATATCGCCGGGGGAAGCAGATGAAGCAGCTTGCCGTGATCAGCGGGAAGGGGGGTACGGGAAAGACGGTGATCACCGCCGCCCTCGCAACGGTCCTTCCCTGTTCGAAAGTGATGGCGGACTGCGACGTGGACGCATCCAACCTGGAACTTCTCCTCAACCCGACGGTGATCTCCACACGCTCGTTCTATGGCATGCAGTGTGCGGCGATCGACCCCGGTCTCTGTGCCGGATGCGGGGAGTGTGCAGAAATCTGTCGATTCGATGCCATAGTCCAGAATCGTGATGTCTATTCCGTGAACCCCGTCCGGTGCGAGGGGTGCGCCGTCTGCACGGTCGTATGCCCGCAGCAGGCAATTACCCTGCAGCCACGCGTCGCCGGCGCGATCTACTACTCCGACACGGAGTGGGGCCCCCTCTCTCACGCCCGCCTGGAACCGGGCGCCGGCACCAGCGGGCTGCTGGTCGCAGAGGTGAAGAGGCAGGCGATCGGGGAGGCGGGGGACCGTGACCTGCTGCTGATCGACGGTCCGCCGGGCATCGGCTGCCCCCTCATCTCCACCATCTCCGGCGCCGACGCGGTCATCCTCGCCACGGAGCCGAGCGTATCCGCCCTCCACGATATGGAGCGGGCGGTGCAGGTCTGCCGGGGATTCGGCGTGGACACCTCGGTGATCGTCAACAAGCATACCCTGGACGAGGCGATTGCGAACCGAATCGAGGGCTACTGCCGGGAGCAGGGGCTCGGGATTCTGGGGCGGATCCCGTATGACGGGCAGGTGATCGAGAGCATCCGCCACCGTCGCCCTGTCACCCTGCAGGACTCGCCTGCAGCGTCGGCCCTCCGCGAGATCGGAGCGGCGGTGGCCGAACGGCTGCAGGATCTCTGAATGCCGTTCTGGTGAAGGGCTTCCCTGCCCGTTCTGCGGTCAGGGGGATCGAGCCCCTTTTCCGACGAGGCGGCAGCGCGATGGTCGAGCAGTCTGGCCGCCCCTATCCTGCCCTGAGAAAGGATCCATCTCCCTCGTCACTGCCGTACGAAAGAGCATCTACGTTCCCATGCCGGATCTGCTCCGGGGTATCGGAAGGGAGGGTACCTCCCCCCTTCCGGGACTCCCTGCGGTGCGGCATCCCAGCATGGAAGCGCTGCGCGATTCTCTTCCCCCACACCCCCCGCATTGCGAAGGAATCCGCGGGGATATATGTGGGATACATTCTCCTTCCCGGGACGAGGGGACTTCAGCTCTCCCCACCTCATAGAGAATCCCGGTCCCCTGCCCCCCCCCGCATCCGTGCGGACCGCGCCGTGGATGCCGGAACGCCCTGCCCCTGAAAGGCGCCGCATGCTTCCGGCACATCCCGTGCTTGCGCAGAAATGGCGGCACCTATGGGGGGCGGAGGGCTCTCAGGCAATAAGACGCCCTGTTCGATCCGGTCATCCAGACCGCACCCGCGTCGCATTGGAGCGCCGGGGGGGCTGCATGCGGGCCCATCCTCTCCTTCTGTGCCCTGCAGAATGGGAGCGGGAAAAAAGGCGGGATGCGGTTCAGGCCTTTGTTCCCACCGGCATGATGTAGAGCGGGACCTGATTTTCTGCCAGGCTCAGCACCGACCGCACCCGGGTGTCGTTGAATCCCCCGACGGGTATGCTGGAGAGGTTCAGGGCAACCGCCTGCAGCAGGACGTTCTGGGCCGCATGCCCCGCCTCCAGGAACACGTACCGCTCCGCCCGGTCCCCGAAGTTGCGGGTCCTCTCGGGGAACGCCGTGATGACGATGTCGGCCGGAGCCTCCCGCACCTCCGCCTGGTCCAGGGCCGCCGCACTCAGCGCCTGCCGAACGTCGCCCTCCGCCAGCCTCTCCAGCTGGTGCCCGTCCGGCAGATAGTGGTAGATGCCGGCGGGGAGATCATTCACGTTCCCGGCGACCACGTAGACCTCCAGGGGGTATGTCCTCCCTGCGGACGGGGCGGTCCTGCGCCCCTCCGGGCCTGTGATGCCCTGGGCGGCCCAGAGCAGCTGGGACACCTCCGAGAGGGCGAGCGGCCGATCGGTCCGGTACCGGCTCACCGAGCGGCGGGTGAGCAGCACCCGCTCCAGAGATGCGTTGCTGTCCTGGCGGGGCGGCGGCAGCTGGATGGCGGCCCCGCCGTCCGTTCCCTGCATGGCAGTCGCCTGCGTTACCGCCGGCGTGGAGTCCGCTCCCGGCACGAGACCGCTCTCCTCGAGAGAGCCGGTGCATCCCGCGGCGAGCACAGTAGCTGCCAGGATGGACAGGAGAATACAGATCGCAATACGTTTCATGTCCGGGCCTCCTCCCGTTGCTCTCTGGGTGAGGCGTTACCCATACTTATTGCTTTCCCCGGCAGAATCCCGCGAGGCAGGAAGGACCCGGCAGTTCGGCGGCAGCCCTTCTCGCACGCCCCCTCTCCGCGGATAAAACCGCACAGACCCGGGGAGAGACGCCGCTTCCTGCGGCTCCAGAACACCCCCACCGGCGAAAAACAGAGAGCGGCTCGTTATTCCCGGAGATAGCTCACGGCGAGATCGACGATGCTCGCGAGCTCCTCGCGGTTCCAGAGAGCGGTGTCGAGGACCATGTGGTAGGGCGAGAGATCGCCGATATCGATGCCGTAATAGGTCCTGTAGCGCACCCGTTCGGACGCCTCCCGCACTTTCGTCCTCTCGAGGGCAGAACCCTCGTCCCCCCCGTCACGCTCCGAGATCCGCCTGGCACGGACGGGGAGGGGGGCGTCGAGCCAGATCTTCAGGTCGGCATGCTCCACCATCCAGCCCGAGAGCCGCCCCTCGACGACGATCTCGTCCTCCGCCCCGGCGATCTCCTTCTGCCGCGCATCGATCTGCATATCGATGGTCTGGTTGTTCTCGGCAAGACGGCTGAACTCCGCCAGATCCATGCCCCTCTCCTTCGCCAGCTGGCGGAACGCCTCGCCGGCGGAGACGACCCGCAGCCCGAACCGTTCCGCCAGGTGGTACGCCAGCGACGTGGTGCCGCTCCCCGGGGGTCCGCTGATCGTGATCCGCATCAGATCCCCCCGATATTCAGCGCCTTTCGGATCACCTGGCTGACGGTGAGGGAGGCGATCATGTACCAGAGGATCCAGGCCGGCACCGGCCCCAGGGCCGCCGCATTCAGGTGG
It includes:
- a CDS encoding ATP-binding protein, producing MKQLAVISGKGGTGKTVITAALATVLPCSKVMADCDVDASNLELLLNPTVISTRSFYGMQCAAIDPGLCAGCGECAEICRFDAIVQNRDVYSVNPVRCEGCAVCTVVCPQQAITLQPRVAGAIYYSDTEWGPLSHARLEPGAGTSGLLVAEVKRQAIGEAGDRDLLLIDGPPGIGCPLISTISGADAVILATEPSVSALHDMERAVQVCRGFGVDTSVIVNKHTLDEAIANRIEGYCREQGLGILGRIPYDGQVIESIRHRRPVTLQDSPAASALREIGAAVAERLQDL
- a CDS encoding AAA family ATPase, yielding MRITISGPPGSGTTSLAYHLAERFGLRVVSAGEAFRQLAKERGMDLAEFSRLAENNQTIDMQIDARQKEIAGAEDEIVVEGRLSGWMVEHADLKIWLDAPLPVRARRISERDGGDEGSALERTKVREASERVRYRTYYGIDIGDLSPYHMVLDTALWNREELASIVDLAVSYLRE
- a CDS encoding SagB/ThcOx family dehydrogenase translates to MKRIAICILLSILAATVLAAGCTGSLEESGLVPGADSTPAVTQATAMQGTDGGAAIQLPPPRQDSNASLERVLLTRRSVSRYRTDRPLALSEVSQLLWAAQGITGPEGRRTAPSAGRTYPLEVYVVAGNVNDLPAGIYHYLPDGHQLERLAEGDVRQALSAAALDQAEVREAPADIVITAFPERTRNFGDRAERYVFLEAGHAAQNVLLQAVALNLSSIPVGGFNDTRVRSVLSLAENQVPLYIMPVGTKA
- a CDS encoding NifB/NifX family molybdenum-iron cluster-binding protein — encoded protein: MDAPVEERFGRSPYLILIDTDTGTETSIQNPGADAAGGVGPRTVQLLVNHGVKAVVTGQVGGNAASALQAAGIDAYQYRAGGTVRDALALYRAGKLTRLL
- a CDS encoding ATP-binding protein; this encodes MNVAKIAVASGKGGTGKSTVAANLGYSLAQERDVVLVDCDVEEPNLHLFFQDGRSESPVTTPVPVIDTSACTFCGRCAEQCRYGALLVLENDIRFFRELCHSCGGCSLVCPTGAVREEMEAVGRVWESRPFPHLRLISGVLDVGEIHSTRVIQAAKQAAEPAGLIIYDAPPGTACPVVETMEDSDFCLLVTESTPFGLHDLELAAAVAKKLCVPAGVVINRSDGDDAETMAVCSRHDLPVLLRIPFDRKIAAWQNRGELFAVHMPQWQGRFTDLYTRIQDIAGGSR